The nucleotide sequence GGGGTCGGGATTTTTGTTTTTAATAGCTTACTTTTATTTAAAGTTTAGAAATATAGAAGGGCTTGGAATGGGAGATGTAAAACTTCTTGCTTTTATAGGTAGTTATACTGGATGGTTTGGGGCTTTATTTACAATATTTTTTGGGTCTGTTTTAGGGCTTTTAGCATCACTGTATTTTATGAAAAGAGAAAAAAGTGATGAGTTTATGAAACTTGAGATACCTTTTGGACCTTTTTTAGCATTGGCTGGCAGTATATACCTATTTTTAGGAGAAAAGATATATAACTTCTACTTTGGGGGATTTTGACTGTGGTTGAGGTGAAGTACAAAGTCTGGATAGAAAAAGATGGAGAGATTATTATGGGACTTGGGAGAGATGAACTTTTGAGGGAAATTGAAAAGACAGGGTCTATAAAAAAGTCGGCTGAAAAGGTTGGTATATCTTACAGAAAAGCTCTTTACTTTATTGATGCGATGGAAAAAAGGTATGGTAAAAAAAT is from Sulfurihydrogenibium subterraneum DSM 15120 and encodes:
- a CDS encoding winged helix-turn-helix domain-containing protein — translated: MVEVKYKVWIEKDGEIIMGLGRDELLREIEKTGSIKKSAEKVGISYRKALYFIDAMEKRYGKKIVESVRGGRGGGGSKLTEEGKKLLKEFEKVIKEFEKAKENSEKELNVE